The genomic window AAGGTTTCCACTTGAAGGCACAAATATTTGAGGTAATTACACATCTCATAAAGTTCAGACCGTCATCATCTTTGTGGCTCTGTCCTCAGacagtgtgttttccttttatccCTGAAAAGATGGCCCTGTTGCCCCCTTCCTTCAGATCTTGTCCCTTTTCTAGTGCCCAGAACTTGTGGGGCCTTCAGAGTAGTGTGCTGTGTATGGCCTGTGCACCAGGCCTCTGTGCCCTTGGCCTGGGTCTGTGCATCTCCATCTGCCCTCTGGCCCACCCGGGCCCTGGCACATAGAAGTATCTAGCACATAGAAGTGTGTGCTAAATAACCCAGCAGAGGGGCATCTGGCCAGCTCAagcggtagagcatgcaactcttgatctcggggttgagtttaagccccacgtttggtgtagagattacttaaaaaacatgtgttttttaaaaaaaaaaattgctgggcAGATCTAGAAAGAGGAGGTGACTTCCCTGTGTCACCAGTCAACTGGGAGCTGGTCTTCTGATCAGGATCTAGACCTTCTCTCCACCCAGGTAGGTTCTTAGGGGCAGAGCCTGAGGTGCTGAACACAGTATTGGCCAAACAGATGTGACCATGGGAACCGatgcctcctctcctccctcctgcgcCAGAAGGTTCAAAGAGGCTGTGGTTTGTCCAGGAAGCACTGAGCTTCGAGATGAGGTGGAAAAGCTAGAGAGGCATGAGACAGAGTGGTTTCTTCTCTGGTTTGGTGTGCTTTGCTCTGAAGACACTCAGaaaccccagcccagcccccgccTTACGCCGCACTCAGGGGCTCTTCTAGGTATGTTTGTGGCTTTTGCAGAAGTGGCAGGTGGCACGGGGCCAAGAGGAAGTATGACTGAAACTGTCCACTCAGCCGAGTTGCCAAATTGGGTGGACTTGGTGGGAAACAGACACTGGTGTCTGGGACGACACAGGCCCCTGGACCCCGAGGCTGGGTGCTCTCCCACTTCCTTCCTGTCCCCGGGAGTGGGCAGGGGCGCTGGCCTGGTCACGGCATTGTCTTCTGGACTCCGCCATCTTTTCCCAGATGGGCTGCACTTCAAGGAAGGAGTGTACTGACCGCTGTCTCCCCACAGGGCCCACGGCTGGGGAAGAGGTGTTGGAGCGGTGAGGGCCCAGGGGAGCACGCTCCTGCAGGCCCCAGGCTTATTTCCCCCCCCCTCCCGGGCAGCACCCGGTCCAGGGAGCCTGTGCCTGTGGTAATCGCGGGAGCTCATTTCTGGTGCCTGTACTTGAGGCCAGGCCCTGTGTGAAGAGCTTCAAGCATGTTCCCCTTCTGTGCTCACAACCATCCAGTGAGCTTTTGCAGAAAGGAAGCTAAGAGTCTGGAGGTTAAATTACTCATCCAGGTTCTCATGGCTAGCACTAATAGTACATAGCacagccaagatttgaacccaggttgaCGTGATTCCACAACTCACTGAACCAGTGGGTCCCTCTCACAGCTGCTCTGGATCTGGTGGGATGGCCTTGGTGGAGGACCACATGGGGTGGCGTGCAAAGTCTCATGCCCTGGATCATAGTCTCTGTGGGACCATGGGGAATGCAGCTCCCCCATCCAGAAAACAGGACAGCACCTTCTCTAAGGGTTGCAGTGAGGGTGCACGTGAGAATCCGAATCAGAGGATTTTTGTCACGTGGTACGTGTTCTCATTGCCAAACTTTAGTCAACCTTGAAGTAGGGCCTGTGTTGGGGTAGGTGGGCCCCACCTGATGAGTGGTCTGGGCCTTCGCTATAGAGGGAACTGTGCAGCTTGACTTCTTCTCCCCTGGCTGTTTTCTGTCTGCGGGGTGTCCCACAGTGGAGAAGCCTTGTGCATCAGCtcagagagcacaagagagaccTTTCTGCACAGGATTGGAGGTCCACGTGGAGGTGGCTGAGCCATCTCAAGTGTTGGAGGATCTCctatgtgtcaggccctgtgccagcatctgtggggaggggctggggggaggggggaggagacgCGAGGAAGAGGGATATGGAAAAGTGGCACTTGGTCATCCCAAGTCCACAGTTGGCTGTGACCCAGAGGATGGTGGGTAGGATTTGGgagtgctgtgggggaggggcagaccagCAGGTACCCACCTACCCTGCCCTGGCCCTTCTTCACAGACCTGTGTCATCCGGGCCTGGGACTGCCGGAAGCCCCTGCTCTTCTGCCCGGCGATGAACACAGCCATGTGGGAGCACCCCATCACCGCACAGCAGGTGGGCCTGCTCAGGGCCTTTGGCTACATGGAGATCCCTTGTGTGGCCAAGAAGTTGGTGTGTGGAGACGAAGGTGGGCATCTGGCCAGCCTCACAGCCCAGGGTCGCAAAAGGGCTCAGCTCTGCGGTCACACCTCAGTGTGTTGGGACCTTGGGCAAACCCATTCTCTGagctcagctttctcatctgggaaatggaaGTCATAGTTCCCCTCAGAGTTGGTAGGATTAAACAAGATAGTATAAAGTGCCTGTGTTGTCCCTGGCACGCAGCCCATGTACAGTGCATGGTGCTTCGGTAACTATTACTGGGGCCTGCCCCGGGGGTTCCACGTAAGGGATTTGATGGGTCTGGCTCACACAGTGAGGGTTCTGGCCTTCAAGGCCTTGGGCGTTGAGGGGAGCACTCAGGGGGGCATTGAGCAgggtgggtaggggatgggccCTCCCTCAGGCTGCAGGCCACAGCAGAACTTTGCTCCCTAGGTCTAGGGGCCATGGCTGAGGTGGGCACCATTGTGGACAAAGTGAAAGAAGTCCTCTTCTGGCATGGCAGCTCTCAGCGGAGCTGAACGTGGCATTTCTGTCATGTGTCTCCCTCTGCACTCCGCGTGTTTTCAGGCCGTCTATGAAGAAGGTGGACCTTGGCAAAATATGGTGAAGACTTCTGGGTTTGCTGAGTAGGGGTGTAGCCTGGGCCTGCTCCAGAGCCTCCCCAGGGGCCTGGCCTGCCTCAGGTTCAGTTAGGCCGGAGTTCCAGGTCCCAGCTTCTTTCCAACTAAGAGATAGCTGCTCTTtgggcccctccccaccttctcctgGGATGGGTACAGCAGGCCTGCAGCCGTGTGGCACTGTGCTCAGGGAGGGGGATGAGGACTAACTTTGAACCCCTGATTCTGCCTCGTGGGCAGGAGCCACTTCCATTCCTTGGTGGGGTGCATGGCTGCCATGCAGTTGGGGAAGCCTGTAAGCTGGCAAGATGCTGAGATTCTCCACAGACCGTGCTGTGTGATCAGGGATCCTGGGGAATAAAGAAGAGTTACTTTTAGGAGACTGTGTCCTTCCTTTACCTGTGGTCTCAGAGATCAGGGGCATTGCTTGGTGTGGCTGGGGGAGGGTCTGGGCTGACGACTGGCCAATATCATATGGTGGTTAAGGGCAGAGGGCTCTGAAGGCACGTGGACTCTAgttcgaatcccagctctgccatgtgCTAGCAGTGGACCTTGGCTGAGGGCTCAACCTTTCTGaccctcactttcctcatccGTATTATCCTACCCTCATGAAATtgttgagaagattaaatgagatagtgtgtGCAAGATActtacccccccccaccccttacaTAGTAAATGTCAAATAAAGGGAAGTTAAAGCTAGATTTGCATTCAGACCAGTGAGTTTTTCTAACATTTACCGAAATAGACCCTcttattttgggaaaaataaaatccccAGCCCTAAGCTGACATGGCCTTTATGCAAATAACAGGCACACAGACAGCAGGGTCGGAACCGCCTTGGAATGCAGGCCCCTTTCTTCCTGATGTTCTCATCAGCTTTGCTGCACCTAAGACTgggacctgggtgtctctgtctcccctgcgTGGCCCCCGTGAATGTGGGACGTAGACTCCAGAGAGAAGCATGTTCTGCCCTAGAAAACCCCACCACCATCCCTTTGACCTAATTGCTTTTTGGTTGCtgcgtggcgggggggggggggggcttgtttGCCTATTTGGAGTGATGATAGGGGTGGCTTCCTGCCTTCTAGCCCATGGGTGAGTGGGCACTCCATGCATGCCCCTGGACCACTGATGGTAGAGGTACCTTTTAGGGGCACCAGTAAGCCTGCTGGCTGGGACAGAGACCTCCAGTAGCCTCCAAGAGCCTTTATCTCTACAGTGCTTGGCTTAATCAAGTGGCCCTTTGGGATGAAATTGCCTTAGGGCAATAAAGAAAATCTAACTAAAATGGTAGCATCACAAACCAACCTCTTTGACAGGCTTGAGGGTTGAGGGGAGGACCTAGATAATTGAAATCCATAGACAGTCCCCAAAGATCCACTTAGATGGTTTCCAGCTTCCCTCCTCATCTCCACATtgccctttcttttcctcaccaATGTGCTAATGTGTGGTGAGGCTCTCTGATATTAACAGAAACtgctaccatttactgagtgcttactgtgtactAGGCTTGGTGCTGGGCACTTTAGGGAAGACAGCTGCCTAGGAGACTTGCTACACaaagcctgttttattttttattttaagtttattttgagagcgcacatgtgcgtgcacgcacacgcacacgcacatgtgtgcacaagcaggggaggggcagagagagagggagagagagagtcctaagatggctccatgctgtcagtgcagagcctgacacagtgctcgatcccccaaaccctgagatcatgacttgagccagaatcagcagtcggatgctcaacagactgagcccccccaggtgcttccacagtttttgttttaaaaggccACAGGAACAGAGAGGTTGATAGGGCTGAACCTAATACCTCTGCAAACAACTGTGGCTCCTCAGAGCAGGACTGAGCCTTGTCAGCTGGAAGGAAAGAGATGTCCCCATAGACGTGGGCCAGCAGGAAGCCCCGTCCCTGGGGTCCACCTCTCCATCACTGCCGTCCTGATCCCTGTTGCCCGTTTTGAATGAGAGTCTGGATGAATGGGCTTGGGCTGGAGCTGAAGAGCCCAGTTGTCCTTTGAGCCTCTAAGGTTGGAGTTAAGAGGGGAGGGCGGTTAGCTTCCAGGCTGCACTGAGCAGGTCCCAGCTGCAGAGGAGAGCTAAGGTGAGTGTAGTGGCCCCAGCTTTTCCCTGGCAAGAGTCAAACTCTTCAAGTTGTCAGCATTTAAGTTCAAAGCATTTCTCAGAGAAGATGCTagtttctctgattatttttatggAATTCTGGAACTCTGACAGAATAGAATATTTGGGCCTAAAAGTCATAGTCTTGTTTGGCAGCCTGGAGCCGTGGCTACTGCTGGGTGAGAGGCGGGTTTCCAAGCCAGGGCCCAGCCTCTatacctgtctgtctgtccctcttctgTGACCCTTGAGTGCCTTCCCATTGCCTCAGGGTAAGGCCCTGATGCCTGGGCAGCACACTGCTTGGCCCTCCATGATCTGGCCCCTGCCTACCTTTCTAGCTCACCTCTTGTGCCACCACACAAGGCTACCTGTCTTCTAGCCAGACCGGACAGCCTTGACCGAGCCCTGTAGCTTCTTATCTTTGCACTTGCTGCCAATTTTCTGGAAGGCCATTCTTCACCCAGCTAACTCCTACTCATGCCTTTGATACACCCGGGTGCCATTGTTTGGAAAGTCTTCCTTGGTCACCTCAGGCTAGACCCTATTATTATCCACTGAAATTGGGATCTGGAGGGTGGGAGTCGTCCTGTTCCTCACAAAGCTTGGTAAGTCATTCCAAGCTTCCTatactgaccaaaaaaaaaaaaaaaaggataaaaagaaagatgGGGGGCAGTCTGCTCCTTTCTGAGAAAGATACAACCTAGGAGCCACAAAAGCAGACACTGATACATTTGCCTACAGAAAAATAATTCCGCCTAGCAATAGCCCATAGGCCAGGTCAAAAGACAAACATAACTGGGAAATTATCTGCAGGTCATATAACAAAGGACTAATTCCCCTAATACATAAAGAGCCATACATTAATTAGAAGAAGACCCAAGAATGGGGCGCctgttggctcagtcggttaagcatctgattttgactcaggtcttttttcttacagtttgtgggattgaaccctgtgtagggctctgtgcagagtgtggagtctgcttgggattctctctctctctctctctctctctctctctctctctctctcaataagtaaagaaataagaaagagactaagaaagtgagcagaggataaaaaaaatagtCCGTGTGTGCACGACACATGGCTCTTAAACATTAAATGCTACtcgaacaggggcacctgggtggctcagtcagttaaaggtcagactcttgatttcactcagattgtgatctcatggtttgtgagttcaagccccacatcaggctctgtgctggcagctcagggcctggagcctgctttggatcctgtgtctccctctctccctgcccctccctgctcacgctctctgtctctctctttctcaaaaataaatattaagaaaagaagaagaaactcaaCCACATGCATGGGGTAACCAAATGGGGACTGTGCTGCAAGGGAGGTTTTGTTTGTTAGATTGGTGAGGGTGAGGGCACTGGCACCCCTGCATGGCTAGTAGGAGTGCAGATTTGATACAGTCTTGTTGGAGAATGATCTGGAAACATCTATCAAAATTACATATGTACTttaccctttgacccagcaattctccTTACAGGGATCTGTCCCACAGATACACTCACTTATATGACATTATGTCTGAATGAGGCTGTCCACTGCTGCACCGTAAGCGGCCACAAAAGGCTGGGGCACCCTCGCTGTCTCGGCAAGTGGGGCTTTGGTTCCCTGAATTAAAGCTGTTCCTACCCTGGACACTACGCAGCTACAAGATAAGTGGGAGGAAGCTCTCTAGGTGCTGATAGGGGTGCTGTTGGAGGCATATTGCTAAGCTAAAATGTGAGGTGCAGAACAGTGTCCTGGCATGCTagcttgtgtttaaaaaaaagcgaggggcagagggaggaaataTGCCTattggcttgtagatgcatcaaACACctatggaaaaataaacaggaaatgaGTCCATTGTTTGCCTCTTGGCTGAAGAGCTAGGTGGTTCAGAAATGTGGGAGGCTGACTTCATTTTAAGTTGCAAGGCTGAGTGTATTAACTACCATGACAGTGGTAAAcacacacagttttaaaaaagttCCTTCTGCCCTTTAGCCAGAAGTTCCTAAAAATTAGCAGAGAGCTAATGGAAAAGACTTGGCAGGGGCATTTGGAGATTTCCACCAAGGCCATTGGAGTAGAAACAGATCTGTTTTCTTGTCACTAGCTAATAGAGGACGACTTGAATACTGCTGGGTGCTACTTTCCAAGCCTTCGAGGCCCCTGATCTCAAGAAGCTTATGGGAAGGAGATCTAAGGCCTTAGAACAATCAAATGACAGAATCAAACATGACACTATGGTACAAAGTGTATTCAGAACGGAGAAGTAGTCAGGGGGGCCCTGTGGACTGGAGGACGAGCGAAGTTAAGTGGGTGTAAAACTGAGGCACCCatgtggctcaatcggttaagagcccagcttgagctcaggtcatgatctcatggttggtgagttcaagccccacattaggctctctgctgtcagtgcagagcctgcttcctatcctctgtcttcctttctctctgcccctcctcccctgcctctaaaataaataaatatttaaagaaaaagtggaTGTGAAGGATGGTGCTGCCATGTGCTTCATGTGGGCACCTAGGTAGGCGCTTGGGGTCCATGTGCAGTGGGCATCGGGAGCTCCAGCAGGGGGAGGTGGAGTGAGGCAGAGATTAGCTGTGTGGTTCATGGGACAGAGTGGCAGATTGAGaccctggaggcagggaggaagccaGATATGAAGCCGGGGAAGCAAGGCTGTGCTGAAGGTCTTGGTGAGCTGTGTGGTTCTGGAAAGGAAAGGGGGCGCAAAAGCCAGTTACTACGTGAAGAAAAGTCAGCATGAGTAG from Suricata suricatta isolate VVHF042 chromosome 9, meerkat_22Aug2017_6uvM2_HiC, whole genome shotgun sequence includes these protein-coding regions:
- the PPCDC gene encoding phosphopantothenoylcysteine decarboxylase isoform X3 codes for the protein MWKCRSDPVLHIDLRRWADLMLVAPLDANTLGKVASGICDNLLTCVIRAWDCRKPLLFCPAMNTAMWEHPITAQQVGLLRAFGYMEIPCVAKKLVCGDEGLGAMAEVGTIVDKVKEVLFWHGSSQRS
- the PPCDC gene encoding phosphopantothenoylcysteine decarboxylase isoform X2, with product MESSASCPAAAAPLERPFRVLVGVTGSVAALKLPLLVSRLLDIPGTCVIRAWDCRKPLLFCPAMNTAMWEHPITAQQVGLLRAFGYMEIPCVAKKLVCGDEGLGAMAEVGTIVDKVKEVLFWHGSSQRS